In Yersinia enterocolitica subsp. enterocolitica, one DNA window encodes the following:
- the xre gene encoding type II toxin-antitoxin system antitoxin Xre: MRAYHPTPATKTRALWREIGLPASRGTVLVDSIKMGFSVDVIDSIHLWASIPKAEILRATGIPSRSLTRRRTHDGRFTPEESERIARFVRVMDAAVDLFGGDKGKAITWMSTPIKGLGHRSPDSLLETETGALEVCDLIGRLEHGVFS, from the coding sequence ATGAGAGCGTATCACCCCACTCCAGCGACCAAAACAAGGGCGCTATGGCGAGAGATTGGTTTGCCCGCCAGCCGCGGTACGGTATTGGTCGATAGCATCAAAATGGGTTTTTCTGTTGATGTCATTGACAGCATCCATCTATGGGCATCTATCCCAAAAGCTGAAATCTTGCGTGCGACCGGTATTCCCAGCCGCAGCTTGACTCGCAGACGCACCCATGATGGCCGTTTCACTCCCGAAGAGAGTGAGCGCATTGCGCGTTTCGTTCGGGTTATGGACGCCGCAGTTGATCTATTTGGCGGAGATAAAGGCAAAGCTATCACTTGGATGTCGACCCCGATTAAAGGCCTGGGCCACCGTAGTCCAGATTCCTTGCTGGAGACCGAAACCGGTGCATTGGAAGTCTGTGATTTGATTGGACGCCTGGAGCACGGCGTATTTTCATAA